A window of the Natronomonas salina genome harbors these coding sequences:
- a CDS encoding MBL fold metallo-hydrolase: MSEISPEELDSRLRAGEEDVLVLDIRHEGEYNEWHIPDSVNIDVYDELTDNHEAAKEELTGLPVDRDVVTVCTAGVVSQTATEVLRELDYDAATLSDGMNGWSRVHRHAPVPVNFDGTLVQVARPGKGCLSHILVSNGEAAVFDPSHYLEEYEAILTKYDTELVGVFDSHAHADHVSGGAALAERHDVPYYLHPKDALAIDATPIEDGQTVHVGGLDVEVVHTPGHSEGSVSFDIEGKALLTGDTLFHESVGRVELGVEAGIEDTNVEENAATLYESLQRLLDRPKDAVVLPAHDPGSPDPPVSATLDEVIERNDDLGRDREAFIAALASDIPDHPPNFERVKRTNVGQESVPDEELAELELGPNNCAAE, from the coding sequence ATGTCAGAGATATCCCCCGAGGAACTCGATAGCCGATTGCGGGCCGGTGAAGAGGACGTCCTAGTCCTCGACATACGGCACGAAGGCGAATACAACGAGTGGCACATCCCAGACAGCGTCAACATCGACGTCTACGACGAACTGACGGACAACCACGAAGCGGCGAAGGAAGAACTCACGGGCCTCCCGGTCGACAGGGACGTCGTCACCGTCTGTACCGCCGGCGTCGTCTCACAGACCGCAACGGAGGTGCTTCGAGAACTCGACTACGATGCCGCGACGCTTTCCGACGGCATGAACGGCTGGAGCCGGGTCCACCGGCACGCGCCGGTGCCGGTCAACTTCGACGGCACGCTGGTCCAAGTCGCTCGACCCGGGAAGGGCTGTCTCTCCCACATCCTCGTCTCGAACGGCGAAGCAGCTGTCTTCGATCCGTCACACTACCTTGAGGAATACGAGGCGATCCTCACGAAGTACGACACCGAACTCGTGGGGGTCTTCGATTCGCACGCCCATGCCGATCACGTCTCTGGAGGCGCGGCCCTCGCCGAGCGCCACGACGTCCCGTACTACCTGCACCCGAAGGACGCACTCGCTATCGATGCGACCCCGATCGAAGACGGACAGACCGTCCATGTCGGCGGTCTCGACGTCGAGGTCGTTCACACGCCAGGCCACAGTGAGGGCAGCGTTTCGTTCGACATAGAGGGGAAGGCGCTGCTGACGGGTGACACGCTTTTCCATGAGAGTGTAGGTCGCGTCGAACTCGGCGTCGAAGCCGGCATCGAGGATACCAACGTCGAGGAGAACGCCGCAACGCTCTACGAGAGCCTCCAGCGGTTGCTCGACCGCCCCAAGGACGCGGTCGTCCTGCCAGCCCACGATCCTGGTTCACCCGACCCACCGGTATCCGCAACCCTCGATGAGGTCATCGAGCGGAACGATGATCTGGGACGAGACCGCGAGGCGTTTATCGCGGCGCTTGCGTCGGACATCCCCGATCACCCTCCAAACTTCGAACGCGTTAAGCGTACCAACGTTGGGCAGGAATCGGTCCCCGACGAGGAACTGGCCGAACTGGAGCTTGGGCCGAACAACTGCGCCGCCGAGTGA
- a CDS encoding MFS transporter, which translates to MNEATNINQGIREHLGQFSLHVLLVFATGLTIGSERAVVPVLGEEVLGVESLFVIGSFVVSFGFVKALLNLYAGKWGEEYGRKPVLVAGWATALPLPLILIYAPSWNWITVGNILLGINQALTWSMAINAKIDLAGPDQRGLAVGIDESFGYTGVAVGAWLTGAIAGRWSLRPEPFYFLAVVVVLAFLISIFLIKETVQYAQAEGDADDHDANLPFNEVLKRATYGDRTLFAAAQAGHIENFVDTLFWIAVPLYLTSQGLGIAAVGVVVGVHSAMYFLQIGTGGLADRIGRRPPVVWGMFLAGAGVLGMVMVEGYLLWTVLAAASGLGMALLYPNLMTVPSDAAHPTWRSAGMGVYRMWRDAGYGVGAILIGLSMEFVNIEAAFYMTAILMFISGAVVYVWMEETHPEFGTHEPPAPASEPTTRTVMEK; encoded by the coding sequence ATGAACGAGGCAACTAACATCAATCAGGGTATCCGTGAACATCTCGGGCAGTTCTCGCTGCACGTCCTGCTGGTATTTGCGACCGGGCTGACGATCGGGTCCGAACGCGCCGTCGTGCCCGTCCTGGGCGAGGAGGTCCTTGGGGTCGAGTCGTTGTTCGTCATCGGCTCGTTCGTCGTCTCATTCGGCTTCGTCAAGGCCCTCCTCAACCTCTACGCCGGCAAGTGGGGCGAAGAGTACGGCCGCAAGCCGGTGCTCGTGGCCGGGTGGGCGACGGCCCTTCCGTTACCGCTCATCCTTATCTACGCACCGAGTTGGAACTGGATCACCGTCGGGAATATCCTGCTGGGGATCAACCAGGCGTTGACCTGGAGTATGGCGATCAACGCCAAGATCGACCTCGCCGGGCCAGACCAGCGCGGCCTCGCGGTCGGCATCGACGAGTCCTTCGGCTACACTGGCGTCGCGGTCGGGGCCTGGCTCACGGGTGCCATCGCCGGTCGGTGGAGTCTCCGGCCGGAGCCATTCTACTTCCTCGCGGTCGTCGTCGTGCTAGCGTTCCTTATCTCGATTTTCCTGATCAAGGAGACCGTCCAGTACGCCCAGGCGGAGGGCGATGCCGACGACCACGACGCGAACCTGCCGTTCAACGAGGTGCTGAAGCGGGCGACCTACGGTGACAGAACGCTGTTCGCCGCCGCACAGGCCGGCCACATCGAGAACTTCGTCGACACGCTGTTCTGGATCGCCGTCCCGCTGTACCTCACCAGTCAGGGGCTCGGGATTGCAGCCGTCGGGGTCGTCGTCGGCGTTCACAGTGCGATGTACTTCCTCCAGATCGGGACCGGTGGCCTCGCGGATCGCATCGGTCGCCGGCCACCCGTCGTCTGGGGGATGTTCCTCGCAGGGGCGGGTGTCCTGGGAATGGTTATGGTTGAAGGATACCTCCTGTGGACGGTCCTGGCGGCGGCCTCCGGTCTAGGGATGGCGCTGCTGTATCCGAACCTGATGACGGTGCCGAGCGACGCCGCCCATCCGACGTGGCGGTCGGCCGGGATGGGCGTCTACCGGATGTGGCGCGACGCCGGCTACGGCGTCGGCGCGATTCTCATCGGCCTCTCGATGGAGTTCGTGAACATCGAGGCCGCATTCTACATGACCGCCATCCTGATGTTCATCTCCGGGGCGGTGGTGTACGTCTGGATGGAGGAGACCCACCCCGAGTTCGGGACGCACGAGCCTCCAGCCCCTGCTTCCGAACCGACGACGCGGACGGTCATGGAGAAGTAG
- a CDS encoding helix-turn-helix domain-containing protein codes for MSLYEASFRVKHECPYREISERHPDLTIREWYLSDCQVIEITSSESPTEELLDEIEQLGTVLHKSVDETGLHAVTQSCLCSLEDSIIERFEEYNALYQPPTVHRHGWEHYTVIAFDEDDIQALHEDLEADRDVEVLSKTAISKQTIPHSMLAPVDQLFDDLTDRQLAALDLALESGYYEQPRRISIRGLADRTDVARSTYEEHLRKAENKLLTNARQFLRLVTATSSTDALGVERTRQAEQAAD; via the coding sequence ATGAGCCTCTACGAGGCCTCGTTCCGAGTGAAACACGAATGTCCCTACCGCGAAATTTCGGAACGGCATCCCGACCTAACGATTCGGGAGTGGTACCTGAGCGATTGCCAGGTGATAGAGATCACTTCCTCGGAGTCGCCAACCGAAGAGTTGCTCGACGAAATCGAGCAACTCGGGACGGTCCTCCACAAGTCCGTCGACGAAACCGGGCTGCACGCCGTGACTCAGTCGTGTCTCTGTTCACTTGAGGACTCCATCATCGAACGGTTCGAGGAGTACAATGCGCTCTATCAACCCCCAACCGTCCACCGACACGGATGGGAACACTACACAGTAATCGCCTTTGACGAGGACGACATCCAGGCGCTACACGAGGATCTGGAGGCGGACCGCGACGTTGAAGTCCTCTCGAAGACGGCCATCTCGAAGCAAACGATTCCCCACAGTATGCTGGCACCCGTCGATCAGTTGTTCGATGACCTCACCGACCGGCAATTAGCGGCGCTCGATCTGGCGCTGGAGAGTGGCTACTACGAACAGCCCCGGAGAATCTCGATTCGCGGGCTGGCCGACCGGACCGACGTCGCGCGCTCGACGTACGAGGAGCATCTCCGGAAGGCTGAAAACAAGCTCCTCACGAACGCGAGACAATTTCTCAGATTGGTCACCGCCACGTCGTCGACCGACGCATTGGGCGTCGAGCGAACCCGGCAGGCCGAACAGGCGGCCGACTGA